A section of the Methanosarcina mazei S-6 genome encodes:
- a CDS encoding metal-dependent hydrolase, with translation MFIFGHIGITLGIFYLLSRLFPKKNIPVDFKWIAFGALLPDFIDKPLGRIVLAETIGSGRIFAHTLIFAILLGLGAYCIFYHKGWTAPLIIAGASFCHVLEDQMWNSPRAFLWPFLGWEFPRDTFSGGFIEYLIGILNRSYDPAYSGVFIPEIIGIGIILLFAGNHIRSKMKENHRTAS, from the coding sequence ATGTTTATTTTCGGTCATATAGGTATAACCCTGGGAATCTTCTATTTGCTGAGCCGTCTATTTCCGAAAAAGAATATTCCCGTAGACTTTAAATGGATAGCTTTTGGAGCACTCCTTCCGGACTTTATTGACAAACCCCTTGGCAGGATAGTCCTTGCTGAGACCATAGGAAGCGGGAGAATATTTGCCCATACCCTTATTTTTGCGATCCTGCTGGGGCTGGGGGCATACTGCATCTTTTACCATAAAGGCTGGACTGCCCCCCTGATCATTGCAGGCGCTTCATTCTGTCATGTACTTGAGGATCAGATGTGGAACTCTCCCAGAGCTTTTCTCTGGCCGTTTCTCGGATGGGAATTTCCAAGAGACACGTTTTCCGGAGGTTTTATTGAATACTTAATTGGAATCCTTAATCGCTCATACGACCCGGCTTATTCAGGTGTGTTTATTCCGGAAATAATAGGTATAGGAATAATTCTCCTGTTTGCAGGCAACCATATAAGGTCAAAAATGAAAGAAAACCACAGAACAGCTTCCTGA